The following is a genomic window from Amycolatopsis acidiphila.
GTGAACCACCGCTCGGGCTTCGCCTGTTTCGTCGGCCGCCCCAACGCCGGCAAGTCCACGCTGACGAACGCGCTCGTCGGCAGCAAGATCGCGATCACCTCCAGCAAGCCGCAGACCACCAGGCACGCGATCCGCGGCATCGTGCACCGCGACGACGCGCAGCTGGTCATCGTGGACACCCCGGGCCTGCACCGGCCGCGCACGGTGCTCGGCGAGCGGCTCAACGACATCGTGTACTCGACGTGGTCCGAAGTGGACGTCGTCGGGTTCTGCGTGCCCGCCAACGAAAAGGTCGGGCCCGGCGACAAGTTCATCGCGAACGAGCTGCGCAAGATCGCCAAGCGCACGCCGGTGCTCGGCATCGTCACCAAGACCGACCTCGCGAACCGCCAGCAGATCGCCGACCAGCTCCTCGCGCTGCAGGAGGTCATGGAGTTCGCGGAGCTGATCCCGGTGTCCGCTTCCGCCGGTTTCCAGGTGAAGCAGCTGGAAGACCTGCTGGTGCAGCGGCTGCCCGAGGGCCCGCCGCTCTACCCCGACGGCGACCTGACCGACGAGCCCGAGCAGACGCTCGTCGCGGAGCTGATCCGCGAAGCGGCGCTGGAGGGCGTACGGGACGAGCTGCCGCACTCGATCGCCGTCACGGTCGAGGAGATGCTCCCGCGCGAAGGCCGGGACGACCTGCTGGACGTGCACGCGTTCCTCTACGTCGAGCGGCCGAGTCAGAAGGGCATCATCCTCGGGCACAAGGGGGAGCGGCTGCGCACGGTCGGTTCGGAGGCGCGGCGGCACATCGAGGCCCTGCTGGGCACGAAGGTGTACCTCGACCTGCACATCAAGGTGGCCAAGGACTGGCAGCGCGACCCGAAACAACTGCGGCGGCTCGGCTTCTGAGTTTTGTCGGTGCGGGATGAGAAGATGTCCCGGTGAGTCTCTATCGCGACACCGGTGTGGTGCTGCGGGTGCACAAGCTCGGTGAGGCCGACCGGATCATCACCCTGCTGACCCGCCACCACGGCAAGGTGCGCGCCGTGGCCAAGGGCGTGCGGCGCACCACCTCGCGGTTCGGTGCGCGGCTGGAACCCTTCGGCCACGTCGACGTGCAGTTCTACACCGGCCGCACGCTCGACGTGATCACCCAGGTGCAGACCGTGGACGCCTTCGCGCTGCCCCTGGTCGGCGACTACCAGCGCTACACCGCGGCCAGCGCGATCGCCGAGACGGCCGACCGGCTCGCGGCCGAGGAGGGCGAGCCGGCGATGCGGCTGTACCTGCTGGTCACCGGGGCGCTGCGCGCGCTCGCGGACGGGCAGCGGGACGCATCGCTGGTGCTCGACGCCTTCCTGTTGCGTGCCATGTCCTTCGCGGGCTGGGCGCCGGCCATCGCCGAGTGCGCGCGATGCGGCCTGCCCGGTCCGCACCGGGCGTTCAGCGTGCAGGCGGGCGGGTCGATGTGCGGCAACTGCCGGGCGCCGGGGTCGGTGCATCCCGCGCCGGAGGTGCTGGTGCTGCTGGAGGCGCTGCTGCACGGTGACTGGGACATCGCCGAGGCTTCGGTGCAGGGCGCCCGCCGGGACGCGAGCGGCCTGGTCGCCGCCCACCTGCAGTGGCACCTCGAACGTCAGCTCCGCTCGCTCCCCCTGGTGGAGCGGCGCGCACGAGAGGTGACCACCGGGGGTTCGTAGCCGGGTGTCCGTTCGGGCAGCCGCTGTGCGGTGGGTACTGTCGGACGGCGGAATCCGGACTACTGGAGGCGAATCAGGGTGCTGCGCAGGGGACGTCAGGACACCGCCACGGCGCTGCGGGCGCCTGACCCGCACCCGTCCGGGGCGCGTCCGCCGGAGATCCCGGCCGAGCTGGTGCCCAACCACGTCGCCCTCGTCATGGACGGCAACGGCCGCTGGGCCAACCAGCGTGGCCTGCCGCGGATCGAGGGGCACAAGCGTGGCGAGGCCGTCATGATCGACGTGGCCAGTGGCGCGGTCGAGCTCGGCGTGAAATGGCTGTCGGTGTACGCGTTCTCGACCGAGAACTGGAAGCGCAGCCCCGAAGAAGTGCGCTTCCTGATGGGGTTCAACCGGGACACGATCCGCCGTCAGGTGGACTACCTCGGGTCGATCGGCGTGCGGATCCGGTGGGCCGGGCGCACACCGAAGCTGTGGCGCAGCGTGATCAAGGAGCTGCAGGCCGCCGAGGAGAAGACCAAGAACAACACGCTGCTCAACATGACGATGTGCGTGAACTACGGTGGCCGGGCCGAGATCGGCGACGCGGCACGGCGGATCGCGCAGCTCGTGGCCGAGGGCAAGATCAACCCGGCCAAGGTCGACGAGAAGATGCTGGCGAAGTACCTGTACCAGCCCGAGATGCCGGACGTGGACCTGTTCCTGCGGCCGTCGGGGGAGCTGCGGACGTCGAACTTCATGCTGTGGCAATCGGCGTACGCGGAGTTCGTCTTCCAGGACACGTTGTTCCCCGACTTCGACCGGCGCCAGCTGTGGGCGGCGTGCTTGGAGTTCGCGAAGCGGGACCGCCGGTTCGGCGCCGCTGTCGATGCTGCGAAAGGTGCGTCATGATGACTGAAGCCGCGGACACCGCGGAGCTGCTGGGGCGTGCGCGCGAGGCGCTGGAGCGCTACCTGGAGGTCCACGTCGACGACGACGGCGCGCTGACGTTCTCGCACGCCGGGGTGCCCGGGGTCGTCCAGTCGACCCAGCTCGCCGAGGGGCTCACGGTGCTGAGCCTGACCTGTGTCGTGGCGTGGGACCTGCCGGACAAGCCCGGCGTCGCGACGGCCGCGGCCGAGCGGGCGGGGCAGGGGCTGTTCGGCACTCTCGGTGTGACGCACACCGACCGCGGCCTGGACCTGACGCTGCGGTACGCGTTTCCGGGGCAGGGCCTGGAGGTCTCGGCGTTGGGCACCCTGCTGATGCTGGTCATCTCGACGGCTTCGCAGCTGCGGAACGAGCTGGTCCCGCCGCAGGGCTGAGCCACCCCACTGCGGCGACCTGCCCGCACAACCCTTCGGCACCAGACCTTCTGGTCGCGGCCGAGCGGGCGGTCTGGACCTGACGCTGCGGTACGCGTTTCCGGCGCAGGGTCTCGAGGTCCCGGCGCAGGACCGAGCCACCCCACCGCGGCGACCTCCCCGCACAACTCGTCGGCACCACACCTTCGGGGGCGTGCCTCGCGGGCGGCCGGGGAACTGTCGGTCCCCCCTGGCATCATCGGGCCCGTGGACGTCCTCACCGAGCGCCCGCGCGAGAAGCGCCGCCGCCGGATCACCTCCGTCGAGGTGCTCTGCGTGGTGCTGCTCGCCGCGATCCTGGGCCAGTCGTGGCTGCAGGACGTCCTCGACGTGCCCGGCCTGCGCACCGGCTCGACGATCTTCGTCGCCGTCTGCGTCCAGGCCCTGCCGTTCCTCGTGCTCGGTGTGCTGATCAGCGGCGCCATCGCCGCGTTCGTGCCCGCCCGCGTCCTGCGCCGGGCGCTGCCCCGCCGTACCGCCGCGGCGGTGGGCGTCGCCGGGCTGGCGGGGGTCGCGCTCCCCGGCTGCGAGTGCGCCTCGGTACCCGTAGCCCGGCGGCTGATGGGGCAGGGCGTCGCCCCGGCGGCGGCGCTCACCTTCCTGCTCGCCGCCCCCGCGGTGAACCCCGTCGTGCTCGTCGCGACAGCCGTGGCGTTCCCCGGCAGGCCCGAGATGGTCCTCGCCCGGTTCCTCGGCTCGCTCGCCACCGCCGTGGTCATGGGCCTGCTCTGGGCCCGTTGGGGCAAGCTCGACTGGATCGTCGCCCGCGCGCTCGAACGGCTCCCCGACGCCGGGGGCGGGCGCTGGAAGGCGTTCGCCGAGATCGCGCGCACCGACCTGGTCGAGGCGGGCGGTTTCCTCGTCCTCGGCGCCTTCATCTCGGCCACGCTGAACGTCC
Proteins encoded in this region:
- the era gene encoding GTPase Era, which encodes MNHRSGFACFVGRPNAGKSTLTNALVGSKIAITSSKPQTTRHAIRGIVHRDDAQLVIVDTPGLHRPRTVLGERLNDIVYSTWSEVDVVGFCVPANEKVGPGDKFIANELRKIAKRTPVLGIVTKTDLANRQQIADQLLALQEVMEFAELIPVSASAGFQVKQLEDLLVQRLPEGPPLYPDGDLTDEPEQTLVAELIREAALEGVRDELPHSIAVTVEEMLPREGRDDLLDVHAFLYVERPSQKGIILGHKGERLRTVGSEARRHIEALLGTKVYLDLHIKVAKDWQRDPKQLRRLGF
- the recO gene encoding DNA repair protein RecO → MSLYRDTGVVLRVHKLGEADRIITLLTRHHGKVRAVAKGVRRTTSRFGARLEPFGHVDVQFYTGRTLDVITQVQTVDAFALPLVGDYQRYTAASAIAETADRLAAEEGEPAMRLYLLVTGALRALADGQRDASLVLDAFLLRAMSFAGWAPAIAECARCGLPGPHRAFSVQAGGSMCGNCRAPGSVHPAPEVLVLLEALLHGDWDIAEASVQGARRDASGLVAAHLQWHLERQLRSLPLVERRAREVTTGGS
- a CDS encoding isoprenyl transferase, with the translated sequence MLRRGRQDTATALRAPDPHPSGARPPEIPAELVPNHVALVMDGNGRWANQRGLPRIEGHKRGEAVMIDVASGAVELGVKWLSVYAFSTENWKRSPEEVRFLMGFNRDTIRRQVDYLGSIGVRIRWAGRTPKLWRSVIKELQAAEEKTKNNTLLNMTMCVNYGGRAEIGDAARRIAQLVAEGKINPAKVDEKMLAKYLYQPEMPDVDLFLRPSGELRTSNFMLWQSAYAEFVFQDTLFPDFDRRQLWAACLEFAKRDRRFGAAVDAAKGAS
- a CDS encoding permease gives rise to the protein MDVLTERPREKRRRRITSVEVLCVVLLAAILGQSWLQDVLDVPGLRTGSTIFVAVCVQALPFLVLGVLISGAIAAFVPARVLRRALPRRTAAAVGVAGLAGVALPGCECASVPVARRLMGQGVAPAAALTFLLAAPAVNPVVLVATAVAFPGRPEMVLARFLGSLATAVVMGLLWARWGKLDWIVARALERLPDAGGGRWKAFAEIARTDLVEAGGFLVLGAFISATLNVLVPQSWFAVLGGQLVLGVAVLAVLAVVLALCSEADAFVAASLTALPLLPKLVFLVVGPAIDVKLFALQAGTFGRSFAVRFAPVTFVVAVCCALVVGTLLVGGAR